A stretch of Methanobrevibacter sp. YE315 DNA encodes these proteins:
- a CDS encoding zinc ribbon domain-containing protein: MTRICKNCSFENQDYYDYCAKCGTPLIEGARPKQVYVYNSHQLPPLNKKAVIAAYIVTIFLSWSGFVVGLISKNTIFATFTFFGFFMPFYLVQSKHPTLRRHGLIMMAISFVGVALSFYVLLH; encoded by the coding sequence ATGACAAGAATTTGTAAAAACTGCAGTTTTGAAAATCAGGATTACTATGACTATTGCGCAAAATGCGGAACACCACTCATAGAGGGAGCAAGACCAAAACAGGTTTATGTCTACAATTCCCATCAGCTTCCTCCATTAAACAAAAAGGCCGTTATAGCAGCGTATATTGTAACAATCTTTTTATCCTGGAGCGGATTTGTTGTAGGGCTTATTTCTAAAAACACCATATTTGCCACATTTACATTTTTCGGATTTTTCATGCCGTTTTATTTAGTTCAGTCAAAGCATCCAACACTTAGGAGACATGGTCTAATCATGATGGCTATATCTTTCGTTGGTGTGGCTCTTTCATTTTACGTATTGTTGCATTAA
- the uvrB gene encoding excinuclease ABC subunit UvrB gives MKEFKLKSPYKPLGDQPKAINSLAEGIKNGIKEQTLLGVTGSGKTFTMANVIEKVQKPTLVISHNKTLAAQLYEEFKEFFPDNAVEYFVSYYDYYQPEAYVPRTDTFIDKEASINDDIDIMRHSATQSLLSRDDVIVVSSVSCIYGIGSPEDYGEFAFGISVGDVYDRFEILARLVFMQYERNDIEFARGQFRVRGDVIEINPVHGTPPIRIELFGDEIDAISIIDNVTGRKKESLQRYMIFPAKHFVVGQDKMDTAISKISQELDERLEELNSMGKLLEAQRLEQRTRFDIEMLREMGYCPGVENYSMHLSGREWGEKPYSLLKYFPDDFLTIIDESHVTVPQIRGMYNGDRARKETLVEHGFRLPSAKENRPLRFDEFESSVNQVIYVSATPAQYELSKSRNVVEQIIRPTGLVDPEVLIRPVTGQVEDLLKEVRLTAEKDERVLVTTLTKRMAEDLTDYYARIGVKVRYMHSEIDTLERIDIVNDLRRGKFDVLVGVNLLREGLDLPEVSLVAILDADKEGFLRNETSLIQTIGRAARNVNGRVIMYVDDMTDSVRNAYDITMKRRKLQMKYNEVHGITPKSTQRTLKEKLAEEDEKYKVRGADIEKMPKDELRLLIRDLEKDMKDAASRLDFERAADLRNKLYALKGFDK, from the coding sequence ATGAAGGAATTCAAGTTAAAATCACCTTATAAACCACTGGGTGATCAACCAAAAGCCATTAACTCATTAGCTGAAGGCATAAAGAATGGAATAAAAGAACAAACTCTTTTGGGAGTAACAGGTTCAGGTAAGACTTTCACGATGGCAAATGTCATTGAAAAAGTCCAGAAGCCTACTCTTGTCATTTCTCACAACAAGACTTTGGCTGCACAGCTTTATGAGGAATTCAAGGAATTTTTCCCTGATAATGCAGTTGAATATTTTGTAAGCTATTATGATTATTACCAGCCTGAGGCTTATGTGCCAAGAACTGATACTTTCATTGACAAGGAAGCGTCCATCAATGATGATATTGATATAATGAGGCATTCTGCAACCCAATCACTATTATCAAGGGATGATGTTATTGTTGTAAGCAGTGTAAGCTGCATCTATGGTATCGGTTCACCTGAAGATTATGGTGAATTTGCCTTTGGGATTTCAGTTGGAGATGTCTATGACAGATTTGAAATTCTCGCCCGTCTGGTATTCATGCAATATGAACGAAATGATATTGAATTTGCTCGTGGTCAATTTAGGGTTCGTGGGGATGTAATTGAAATTAATCCGGTTCATGGAACACCTCCAATTAGAATCGAACTGTTCGGTGATGAGATTGATGCCATTAGTATCATTGACAATGTTACCGGAAGAAAAAAGGAATCGCTTCAAAGATACATGATTTTCCCTGCAAAGCACTTTGTCGTTGGCCAGGACAAGATGGATACGGCTATTTCTAAAATTTCTCAAGAGCTAGATGAAAGGCTTGAAGAGTTAAATTCAATGGGTAAGCTATTGGAAGCTCAAAGATTGGAGCAAAGAACCCGTTTTGATATAGAAATGCTTCGTGAAATGGGATATTGTCCAGGTGTAGAAAACTATTCCATGCATCTATCCGGACGTGAATGGGGTGAAAAGCCATATTCGCTTTTAAAGTATTTCCCGGATGATTTCTTGACAATAATTGACGAGTCTCACGTAACCGTTCCTCAAATCAGGGGAATGTATAATGGTGACCGTGCACGTAAGGAAACTTTGGTTGAGCATGGATTCAGGCTTCCTTCTGCTAAGGAAAATAGGCCTTTAAGGTTTGATGAGTTCGAGTCATCTGTCAATCAGGTAATATATGTATCAGCAACACCGGCTCAATATGAGCTTTCAAAGTCAAGAAATGTTGTTGAACAGATTATTAGGCCGACCGGTCTGGTGGATCCTGAAGTATTGATAAGGCCTGTAACAGGCCAGGTTGAAGACCTGCTTAAAGAGGTTAGACTTACTGCCGAAAAGGATGAGAGGGTTTTGGTTACCACATTAACTAAAAGAATGGCTGAAGATTTGACAGACTATTATGCGAGAATAGGTGTTAAAGTAAGATATATGCATTCAGAAATTGATACATTGGAACGTATTGACATTGTCAATGACTTAAGAAGAGGCAAATTTGATGTTTTGGTAGGTGTAAATCTTTTAAGGGAAGGTCTGGACCTGCCGGAGGTTTCTCTGGTAGCTATTCTTGATGCCGATAAGGAAGGATTTTTAAGAAACGAAACTTCATTGATACAGACCATTGGCCGTGCGGCAAGAAACGTCAACGGTCGTGTAATCATGTATGTTGATGATATGACTGATTCTGTTAGAAATGCATATGACATTACAATGAAAAGGCGCAAGCTGCAGATGAAATACAATGAGGTTCATGGAATTACTCCAAAATCTACCCAAAGGACATTGAAAGAAAAACTCGCTGAGGAAGATGAAAAATACAAAGTGCGCGGTGCAGACATCGAAAAAATGCCTAAGGATGAGCTTCGCCTGCTGATAAGGGATTTGGAAAAGGACATGAAGGATGCAGCTTCAAGGCTTGACTTTGAAAGGGCTGCCGATTTAAGAAATAAGCTTTATGCCTTGAAAGGTTTTGATAAATAG
- the lonB gene encoding ATP-dependent protease LonB — protein MLDYNNIKSSQDIEVPPLLIDQVIGHEESIETIKKAAKQRRNVLLIGDPGVGKSMLAKGMAQILPHETLQDILVYPNMEDNNHPLIRTVPAGEGKKIVKATKGSAKGHEERKTIITMFAICGILVIGFMYGRLLESIIAAALILLISIQIKPKANNMSPKLLVNNQESRFAPFMDATGAHAGALLGDVRHDPYQSGGLGTPAHERVEAGMIHKANKGVLYIDEIGTMSMKTQQELLSAMQEKQYSITGQSENSSGAMVRSQAVPCDFVLVASGNLQVLEGMHIAMRSRIRGYGYEVFMKDYMEDTTENREKLVQFVAQEVKNDGRIPHFAPDALDEIIMEAKRRSGKQNALTLRLRDLGGLVRSAGDVAIEKGDNLVTAEHVFEAKKFARTLEQQIADRSIMQRKDYSMVSAEGGRIGLINGLAVIGDRSGIVSPIAAEAAPTQSKTGGQIIATGKLGEIAQESVQNVSALIKKYTNKDISDYDIHVQFIQTYDGVEGDSASVSIATAVISAIEEIPIDQTIALTGSLNVRGDVMPIGGATAKIEAAAEAGMKKVLIPKSNLKDVMIEKKYEDMIEIIPTETLSDVLENILISGSRKDNLIEKMKNISSKVAEKVPQTSINNPTTN, from the coding sequence ATGTTAGATTATAATAATATTAAAAGCTCACAAGATATTGAAGTTCCACCTTTATTAATTGATCAGGTTATAGGACATGAAGAGTCCATCGAAACAATTAAAAAAGCAGCAAAACAAAGAAGGAATGTTTTGTTAATTGGTGATCCGGGTGTCGGAAAATCAATGCTTGCTAAAGGTATGGCTCAAATTTTACCTCATGAAACCTTACAAGACATATTAGTATATCCGAATATGGAGGACAACAATCATCCTCTGATAAGAACTGTGCCTGCAGGTGAAGGTAAAAAAATTGTTAAGGCAACAAAAGGATCTGCTAAAGGTCATGAGGAAAGAAAAACAATCATTACAATGTTTGCAATTTGCGGAATATTGGTGATTGGATTCATGTATGGTAGATTATTAGAATCTATTATAGCAGCAGCTTTAATTTTACTTATATCTATTCAAATTAAGCCAAAAGCTAATAATATGTCTCCAAAATTATTAGTAAATAATCAAGAATCTAGATTTGCACCATTCATGGATGCGACTGGAGCTCATGCCGGTGCACTTTTAGGTGATGTACGTCACGACCCATATCAATCAGGGGGTCTTGGAACTCCTGCACATGAACGTGTTGAAGCAGGAATGATTCATAAAGCCAATAAGGGAGTTTTATACATTGACGAAATAGGTACAATGTCAATGAAAACCCAACAGGAGCTATTATCAGCAATGCAGGAGAAGCAATATTCAATTACCGGTCAAAGCGAAAATTCCAGTGGGGCAATGGTAAGGTCACAGGCAGTCCCATGTGATTTCGTATTGGTTGCATCAGGTAACCTTCAGGTATTGGAAGGCATGCACATTGCAATGAGATCCAGAATCCGAGGATACGGTTATGAAGTATTCATGAAAGATTATATGGAAGATACAACTGAAAACAGAGAAAAACTAGTCCAATTTGTAGCTCAGGAAGTTAAAAACGATGGAAGGATTCCTCACTTCGCTCCAGATGCATTGGATGAAATAATCATGGAAGCAAAAAGAAGATCCGGAAAGCAAAATGCATTGACTTTAAGGCTCAGAGATTTAGGTGGATTAGTCAGATCTGCCGGAGATGTAGCTATTGAAAAAGGCGATAATTTAGTAACTGCAGAACATGTGTTTGAAGCTAAAAAATTCGCAAGAACATTAGAACAGCAAATAGCTGACAGATCAATCATGCAAAGAAAAGACTACAGTATGGTTTCAGCTGAAGGCGGAAGGATTGGTCTTATCAATGGTCTTGCAGTAATCGGTGACAGAAGTGGTATTGTATCTCCAATCGCAGCAGAAGCCGCACCTACCCAGTCCAAGACTGGTGGTCAAATTATTGCTACAGGTAAATTGGGTGAAATAGCTCAGGAATCAGTTCAAAACGTAAGTGCATTAATTAAAAAATACACTAACAAGGACATTTCCGACTATGATATTCACGTTCAGTTTATCCAGACATATGATGGTGTTGAAGGGGACTCAGCTAGTGTAAGTATTGCGACTGCGGTTATTTCAGCAATTGAAGAAATTCCGATAGACCAAACTATTGCATTAACCGGTTCTTTAAATGTTCGTGGTGATGTAATGCCTATTGGCGGAGCTACCGCTAAAATCGAAGCGGCTGCAGAAGCTGGAATGAAAAAAGTATTGATTCCAAAATCTAACCTTAAGGATGTTATGATTGAGAAGAAATACGAAGACATGATTGAAATCATTCCAACTGAAACTTTAAGTGATGTTTTGGAAAACATTTTAATTAGCGGTTCACGTAAGGACAATCTTATTGAAAAAATGAAAAACATCAGCAGCAAAGTTGCAGAAAAAGTTCCACAAACATCAATAAATAATCCAACAACCAATTAA
- a CDS encoding Mur ligase family protein: MSNVKTSVGKFLAKVGGPFARFGSGSGKSFPGIIFSKVAGIEAISDLSKELKNGSIILTGTNGKTTTTTLLIDLLSNDTQIRSSFESNTINAIATAFINQKGDLGVFEYGIRNIKYGIPDTVQRVVDPVGVVYTTISQEHTQVAGVKNPFKDYFKAKLLLSEGMTRGIVVTNADDPRTAYIGYLKEQDIDVNYYGIAIDDIVDIFDEEDIECLNCGATLSYEKRFLNHRGIYSCSCGFKRPEPNVKLTNAVFGDSSWTLTIEGDLYNYTCSCDVSFNVEITVPPFGFHNIYNTLASITAYASFTPKIENIESTIKKVFNNLDMSFIPPGRFEVVKVGDKHIGLGQGDNGDAIKINALFMKQYAKDSLEFIYTTPDENEEDIFNDHFKVIKSMNPDHVIVVPGRQSIKKAEEYYNIIKKDFETAEFYPLSYEEMDKRIAKLTELALESDYKNVIMTGCGEEQAMWENIKRNIINR, from the coding sequence ATGAGTAATGTAAAAACAAGTGTTGGGAAATTTTTGGCTAAAGTTGGCGGACCCTTTGCCAGATTCGGTTCTGGAAGCGGTAAAAGTTTTCCAGGTATAATATTTTCAAAGGTTGCAGGTATCGAGGCAATTTCAGATTTGTCTAAAGAATTAAAAAATGGCTCTATTATACTTACAGGAACTAATGGAAAAACAACAACTACAACTCTTTTAATTGACTTATTATCTAATGACACTCAAATTAGAAGTAGTTTTGAAAGTAACACTATTAATGCTATAGCTACTGCGTTCATCAATCAAAAAGGGGATTTGGGAGTGTTTGAATATGGTATTCGTAACATCAAATATGGAATCCCGGACACCGTTCAGAGGGTTGTGGACCCTGTAGGGGTGGTTTATACAACCATTTCACAGGAACACACTCAGGTGGCAGGTGTTAAAAATCCGTTTAAGGATTATTTCAAGGCTAAATTATTATTGTCTGAGGGCATGACAAGAGGTATTGTCGTTACAAATGCAGATGATCCTCGCACTGCCTATATCGGATATCTTAAGGAACAGGACATTGATGTAAATTACTATGGAATAGCTATTGATGATATTGTAGACATATTTGATGAAGAGGATATTGAATGCCTTAATTGTGGGGCAACATTAAGTTATGAAAAAAGATTCTTAAATCATAGGGGAATCTATAGTTGTTCCTGTGGTTTTAAACGCCCTGAACCTAATGTAAAATTAACCAATGCCGTATTTGGCGATTCATCATGGACTCTGACAATTGAAGGGGATTTGTATAATTATACCTGCAGTTGTGATGTGTCCTTTAATGTGGAAATAACAGTTCCACCATTCGGTTTCCATAACATTTACAATACTTTGGCATCAATTACAGCTTACGCCTCATTCACTCCAAAAATAGAGAATATAGAATCCACTATTAAAAAGGTATTCAACAATTTGGACATGTCATTCATTCCTCCTGGAAGGTTTGAAGTTGTAAAGGTTGGAGACAAGCATATTGGACTCGGACAAGGTGATAACGGTGATGCAATCAAAATCAATGCATTATTCATGAAACAATATGCTAAGGATTCATTGGAATTCATTTACACAACTCCTGATGAAAATGAGGAGGATATCTTCAACGATCACTTTAAGGTTATAAAAAGCATGAATCCTGACCATGTTATTGTTGTTCCTGGAAGGCAGTCTATAAAAAAAGCTGAAGAGTATTACAACATTATCAAAAAGGATTTTGAAACTGCAGAATTTTATCCGCTAAGTTATGAGGAAATGGATAAAAGAATAGCTAAATTAACTGAATTGGCTTTGGAATCCGATTATAAAAATGTTATAATGACTGGCTGCGGTGAAGAGCAGGCAATGTGGGAAAATATCAAAAGGAATATAATTAATAGATAA
- a CDS encoding ADP-ribosylglycohydrolase family protein has translation MKVKDGICGFVIGDALGVPVEFTRKEELDKDPVTGMREYGTYNQPAGTWSDDTSMTLATMESIVNKKAIDYDDMMGEFLEWYLNDKYTQNGLFDIGITTSSALENYHYHDTPALESGLSGERDNGNGSLMRILPLAYMKNIDYETIEKVSALTHAHERSRIACVLYVEIAKSILENDLEIQEHIANSCEKIKEYYKDSSELEHFERIFNDDLDYVESSGYVIKTLECVIHCMQTTSNYRDAVLKAVNLGRDTDTVGAICGGLAGIYYGYDEIPIDWLNKIYKLEEVLDLCEKYEAFCDES, from the coding sequence ATGAAGGTTAAAGACGGAATTTGCGGTTTTGTAATTGGAGATGCTTTAGGCGTGCCTGTTGAATTTACAAGAAAAGAGGAACTTGATAAAGACCCTGTTACAGGTATGAGAGAATACGGTACCTATAACCAACCTGCAGGAACATGGTCTGACGACACTTCCATGACACTAGCTACAATGGAAAGTATAGTTAATAAAAAAGCCATTGACTATGATGATATGATGGGGGAGTTTTTGGAATGGTACCTTAATGACAAGTACACACAAAATGGTCTATTCGATATCGGAATTACAACAAGCAGTGCATTGGAAAATTATCATTATCACGACACTCCAGCTTTAGAATCCGGACTCAGCGGTGAACGTGACAACGGAAACGGTTCTTTAATGAGGATTTTGCCGCTGGCCTACATGAAAAATATTGATTATGAAACAATTGAAAAAGTTTCGGCTTTAACACATGCACATGAAAGATCCAGAATTGCCTGTGTGTTATATGTTGAAATAGCCAAATCCATTCTTGAAAACGATTTGGAAATTCAAGAGCATATTGCAAACTCCTGTGAAAAGATAAAAGAATATTATAAAGATTCTTCTGAACTAGAGCATTTTGAAAGAATCTTCAATGATGATTTGGACTATGTGGAAAGCAGCGGCTATGTCATTAAAACATTGGAATGTGTCATACACTGTATGCAGACAACCTCAAATTACAGGGATGCAGTTCTAAAGGCGGTCAATTTAGGCAGGGACACAGATACTGTAGGTGCCATCTGCGGAGGATTGGCAGGAATTTATTATGGATATGATGAAATTCCTATAGATTGGCTTAATAAAATTTATAAACTTGAAGAGGTACTTGATTTATGTGAAAAGTACGAGGCGTTTTGTGATGAATCTTAG
- a CDS encoding type II toxin-antitoxin system VapC family toxin translates to MIFVDTSFLIALLIKTDKFHDKALKISETIYERKVINNTVLNETLNAFTGNGGKIGKDLYSIIDEMFDIQYLNKSDYEEAIDIYLHYDSSINYSDCTILSTMNKNKINSILSFDADFKKIQGISVID, encoded by the coding sequence GTGATATTTGTTGATACAAGTTTTTTAATTGCTTTGCTTATTAAAACAGACAAATTTCATGATAAGGCTTTAAAAATTTCAGAAACAATTTATGAACGAAAAGTTATAAATAATACTGTATTAAATGAAACATTAAATGCATTTACAGGCAATGGTGGGAAAATAGGTAAGGATTTATATAGTATTATCGATGAGATGTTTGATATTCAATATTTAAATAAATCCGATTATGAAGAAGCAATTGACATTTACTTACATTATGACTCATCAATTAATTATTCTGATTGTACAATTCTATCAACAATGAATAAAAATAAAATTAATTCTATTTTAAGTTTTGATGCTGATTTTAAAAAGATTCAAGGAATATCGGTTATAGATTAG
- a CDS encoding ribose-phosphate diphosphokinase, which yields MIIGGSSSQDLAAHVARELGEELCYVETKKFPDGERYLRIDGQIADEVTVIQSTGYPQDENLMELLFIISNLKDLGAKKVRAVVPYMGYARQEKRFNPGETISAKIICNLIQAAGADEFITFNIHEECVLDFFDIPARNISAMPAIAEYLDKKYFRKTDEKPLIIAPDKGAYGFAQEISDILDCDCTYLTKVRLGPDKVETKIVDVRCDSESENTVNVDSVKGMHAVIIDDIIATGGTIVNAINILKQYGASSVDVCCVHPILTNNGATRIYAAGANKIIGTNSLSSDTSRVSIAKSIADALRD from the coding sequence GTGATTATTGGTGGTTCATCTTCACAAGATTTGGCTGCTCATGTGGCACGTGAACTTGGAGAAGAATTATGTTACGTTGAAACTAAGAAATTTCCAGATGGAGAAAGATATTTAAGAATCGATGGTCAAATTGCAGACGAAGTTACTGTTATTCAGTCAACAGGATATCCTCAGGACGAGAACCTGATGGAATTATTGTTCATAATTTCCAATCTTAAGGATTTGGGCGCTAAAAAAGTCAGGGCAGTAGTTCCTTACATGGGATATGCAAGACAGGAAAAACGTTTCAATCCAGGTGAGACAATTTCAGCTAAAATCATCTGTAATCTAATCCAGGCCGCTGGTGCTGATGAATTCATTACATTCAATATACATGAAGAGTGCGTTCTGGATTTCTTTGATATTCCTGCAAGAAATATCTCAGCAATGCCTGCTATTGCGGAATACTTGGACAAGAAATATTTCAGAAAAACAGATGAAAAACCTTTAATTATCGCTCCGGATAAAGGTGCATATGGTTTTGCACAGGAAATTTCCGATATTCTCGATTGCGACTGCACTTATCTGACAAAAGTACGTTTAGGGCCTGACAAGGTTGAAACCAAAATAGTTGATGTCAGATGCGATAGTGAAAGTGAAAATACTGTCAACGTTGACTCTGTAAAAGGCATGCATGCAGTTATCATTGATGATATCATAGCTACCGGCGGAACCATTGTCAATGCAATCAATATTCTAAAACAATACGGCGCTTCATCAGTTGATGTATGCTGTGTACATCCGATTTTAACCAATAATGGAGCTACTAGAATTTATGCGGCCGGTGCAAACAAGATTATAGGTACTAACAGTTTATCTTCAGATACTTCACGTGTATCTATTGCTAAAAGCATTGCAGATGCATTAAGAGATTAA
- a CDS encoding GNAT family N-acetyltransferase: MILKTENLTLRPWDEADAECLYHFAKNPNIGPIAGWPPHESVEDSLNIIKTVFSKKETYAVVKDDIPIGCVGLLFHPDCNHYWGDDSAELGYWIAEEYWGNGYAAEASEALIERAFRDLKINEIYASYRYENKQSGRVLEKLGFEYYTKLNNVNYKGEAFFEIAVKLKNNLY; the protein is encoded by the coding sequence ATGATTTTGAAAACTGAAAATCTCACTTTAAGACCATGGGATGAGGCGGATGCTGAATGCCTATATCATTTTGCAAAAAACCCAAATATAGGTCCTATTGCAGGTTGGCCACCTCATGAAAGTGTAGAGGATAGTTTAAATATCATCAAAACTGTTTTTTCTAAAAAGGAAACTTATGCCGTTGTCAAGGATGATATTCCAATCGGTTGTGTCGGTTTATTGTTTCATCCTGATTGCAATCATTATTGGGGTGATGACTCGGCCGAACTTGGCTATTGGATAGCTGAGGAGTACTGGGGAAATGGCTATGCTGCAGAGGCATCTGAAGCCTTAATTGAAAGAGCATTCAGAGATTTGAAAATCAATGAAATTTATGCTTCATATAGGTATGAAAACAAACAGTCAGGAAGAGTTCTGGAAAAATTGGGATTTGAATATTATACCAAGCTCAATAATGTCAATTATAAAGGAGAAGCTTTTTTTGAAATAGCTGTGAAACTGAAAAATAATTTATATTAA